The Panulirus ornatus isolate Po-2019 chromosome 19, ASM3632096v1, whole genome shotgun sequence genome includes the window acagcaaaatgaataaaacaaataataaataaatagaaagaaATTCATCTCGCCTTCAactaattttgatttttttgtatGTTCTTACGGTTTTTAGATATGGAGATGAAGTCTTAGAAATAACATTGCCGCAAGAATCAACATATCATCAGTCTTTTCCATAACCCTGAGTCACAGGTGTTTCGTGACGATGACCAAGTCCTCACATGAAGTACCTTCTTTGCATCATCATCCCCGGAGACACTATCACCCTCTAGATATAGGAACAAGAGAAGGCTACAAACAAGGAAGTTCCTTTGAATGCTCCATTTGTCTCCTCTTTATAACTCCctatccttggagccttgaatgATAGATGTCAATGTGTCATTCTGAAGTAGATGAAACACCATCTATGGTAAGATCGGATCATCTTCCTCATGGCAGCATGCAGGTGTTACAGGAGATCCTTAACCCAAGTCCGTGAACATCCAAGGTCATGTGTACTCATCTAAAAACCGTGTGTGGTAAAGGACACGTCTGATTACAACTTATTTTAGAAAGATAATTTACAATGAAAATCAGTAGACGATCTCTTTTATTAAGTTAGTAGATTAAATAGAATACAGAAGACGACAAgctagacacacaaacacatcagttTTTGTGGTATGGTGTGAGTGAGGTTgattagtgtggtgagcgagggagCTGGAGCAGGTGAggtgtgttgggaggaggaggaggaggaggaggaggatcatcgcGGCCAACGGGACGGCGACGTGCAGGACGCGGCCTCTTCCGTGGGTGTGTCGAGGTCGGACGACCCTCCCTCACCCGAGGGCATCATCACCTTCCCGGCACACAtggacacaaccatcactacccccACACGTAACACCGATACACCAGTACCAGGACACATGTATCATGGATACACAACCGTCACACGTAACACGAGCACAACATCACACACGTAACACgaagacaccatcaccacacgtaaCACGGATACATCCGCACATTCATAATACAAATGCACCGAAGTGTATatcacacagacacttacacagATAGGAAATACAGCAGCACATCCATCACATGGATATTCTAATACACATCCAATGATTCACGACAATACAAGCACACAAACTACATAAATCCAACAGCGCAACTTATACTTACATAGGTatgacttttctctctctctccttccttctctctttcttggcAGTCACCGACCAGGGAGATATTTTACCGACATCTCCCGCCTGTCACTCATTTGGCCCAGATACCTGTCTAATCTCTGTGTCTCTCCCTCACTTATGGAGCCggctctatccacaaacataatctctcctcacgcataacacttgacaacacgtaactcacacgcaTCGTTCTTTGTTACTACAATTTCCTTTTATTAAAGTTATGTGCTAGTCCTACCTTTGGCCAAAATATCGTCGAAAGATCTCGTAAGTACTGTCAATCACACAAGGGGTAACATTTACGATACCTGCCCCTTTCCTTGAACAACGAAGTTGTCGAATTTTTTGActcctctcatctttccctcatCTTATACCGTCTCTTCCATTATGAGTCAGGCCGGTAGACACCCAAGAAGCTCAAATTAATCCCTTccacagttctttttttttacaccttatttttctctctcatccgTCAGGACCACGATTAGGGCATGTTTCTGCCAGTACTATGTCGACAGTCTGCTATGATAGAAAAAACAGAGATACCACATCTGGGTTACTTCTACCTTTGTGTTAATATCAAGATATCTATGGGTCTCAGGGAAGAAATTTCAAAATTAGTCTAATAATAAACTTTTCTTTCGATGGTCCTGATagacattcttcttttttctcatcccaTTTATTAACACAAGCTTCTAATTATGATAAGATACTACTGAAGCGCTGAAACAGAAAGCTAGCCACTTACCCATACATTCCTTCTACCTTCCCAGCGGCCGTGGTTCCAGAGCCCATTGTTTTGCTCTTTTTTACCTGACCGTTGAACTCATCCTGACGACTGGTTAGCATTATGTGGATAAGTTACATTTATTGGTATATCTAAAGTAGACTGAGTTTTAGTCACAAAGGAATGTCGAAACATCATGAAACCTTACACATGAGGAGGAGAATCAGCCAGGGTTCTCATTTAATGATTTTATTGAATAAAATCTCTGTACAAATTATGACACAAGTCTGTACACCGGAGCTGTACAAAGTGCAGCGACCAACCCCTGAGGGCTCTGTCGCTACACGCCACGCTCGGGCGTGCCCACGTCAACACGCGCCCACGCCAATACAGGACCACGCCAAAAAAACAGGCGTTGTAAGGAAAGGCTTGAAGAGAGGAGATCACAGAGAAAGGAGAATAATGGTCTCCATGCATTGaattgggggagggaaggtgtcatCTTAGTTGGTGTCTATGACTGGTTCAGCAGCTGCGGGTTCAGCGGCAACAACGGGAGCGCCAAAGGCGTAAGGGAAGGGGTAGGCACCGTAGGCACCGGCGTAGGCGCCAGCGTAGGGGAGAGCACCGTAGGCACCGGCGTAGGGGACGGCACCGTAGCCGAGACCGTACTGAGGGATCTGCTGGGTGATGACATCGGTGGAGGTCTTGACGATGGGAGCGCCGGGGTGGTAGGAAACACCAACGGGAACGGTGCGGTGGCCGATTACGGGGGTCTGCACGGCGTAGGCGTGGGCCTCGTTGGTGGAGTAGGCGAAGTTACCACCCAGACGGTGGTTCTGGATGATAGCGGAGTCGTGGGATGGGGCGCGGTAGACCACAGGTCCTGGCACTGCCAGCTGGGCAGAGGCGCAGGCGGCCACGACACACAGGATCATCAGCTGTTGGACACACAGGATACTCTTAACTACTATACTTACACTGGCCACCTCAGGCTACCTACTGTTAAGACGTGAGTGATGAACCATCAGCTCACTGGTGATTACGTTATCTGTCAGGCTATCTATAGTGATGCTGAAGTAAAGTTCCTGTATTAAGTAACCACAAGGGTACAAAAATATGACTTTCACTTGTGAACAGAGAAGGAACAAGGCAGAAGCTACTCACAGTCTTCATGTTGGCGGGTTGTGTGGTTCAGTACAGACGATGCACAAAGCTTGTGATGATGAGCAGTGGCCAGCTGCTCCTTATGTACTGCTGGAgtagtgacgtcacaacaggGCGGGGCCCTGCCACACCCTTCAAACCGTGGGGCGAGGCTATGGTCGGTGAGGACGGGAGTGCCAGGGAGAGGGAAGCATAGCATACCTGAGGTGCTGCCCAAGGCCCCCGGGAATATATCAGAAATTCCGTCATCAAACGACATGATAACACCAGTCGTATCATCAAGCAGCAGTAACCTCAGACAGACATGTCATCGTACAGCCTTACCATTGATTAGTCATATCATCAAACAGCCATATCATCGTAGAGACATATCATCAGAGAGCCACATCATTAAACAGAAGTATCATCACACAACCTTAtaatcatacagacagacatatggaAACAGTCATATCATCAAACAGACACATCATGAAACAGCTATATCATCAAACAGTCACACCAATACATTGTCATATCATCACACAGAATATCATCACACAGACGTATCATTAAACTGCTATACCATTAAATAGCCATACCATCAAACTACCGTATCATAAAGAGATAATAGTATCACTTCAAAACCAATTCATTAAACAACTTGAATACTTAAGAGGATAATTTAGTTATCCTCTTTACGAACCTATCCTCACACAGTTTCGTGAAGGCTGACAATGTTTCTCTCgtcctttttcattttcccttatTCTCCCTTGCTGAAAATCATTTCCCTATATAAAGACAGAACGTTCTGTCTGCTGCAGGTTCTTAACGCACTGAAAAAGGTTGTGATCTCTAAGACAtatgagcgaaaaaaaaaagagaatgaaaatgatttgaGGTGTTGTGGACTCGGCGTCATTTAGCCAGTAGTCTCATCAGCATGGACGTCGTAGATTTCCTCCCTGGGAAGACTACTTGAATTAGAAACTGCTTCATTGATTATGATGTGTCCTGGAGGTAGTGCGAGGACGCCATTGccagatggaaggagggagggagagagagagagagagagagagagagagagagagagagagagagatgatctagATCACGTGAAGGACCTTGAGGCAAGCCGAGGGTTCACAGACGGTGAGAGTTGCCACGCCGGACCTCCTCTTATGGCGGCGACTCCATCCATACACAGGTTACAATAGCGACCAACGTAAACCTCACTCTCAAATATTCTCTCAGGGCTGACGTGCATACAACGCTGGGCCGATCAAGCCAGAGAATCCGTACTATCTGGGAGAAGTAACTAAGCTTTTCAAGCAGTGTTATTTACAAAGCTTTGCACGTTAGATTGGACAAGTTTCGACGTTTTGAATATCTTCTATTCCTCCCTGGCTCCGCTGTAAGAATTTTAAGAATTTCATTCCAAGATATATTTCATCAGCAAAAAAAATCCTTCACATTCTCTTTACAATGTATCTTGAGTCAGTTATCTAACATGCAACCCAGATTACCAGGAAGCTACGACACGATCTGTACCATCAAAGTGGGTGACCTCGGTCACCCATGGTAACACTTACTGCTATGGTGGAGGGGATATATTTGTTGCCTTTCTATTGCTGATTGCTCTtgtctctggatatatatatatatatatatatatatatatatatatatatatatatatatatatatatatatatatatatatatatatatatatatatatatatatatatatatatatatatatatatatatatatatatatatatatatatatatatatatatatatatatatatatatatatatatataaatatacatatatatatatatatatatatatatatatatatatatatatatatatatatatatatatatatatatatatatatatatatatatatataaaagagaattAATGAATCGTACACCTTTGGGATGCCCTTGCTATGACAGCCCTCCGTCATCTTATGAGCTCTCATATCCTTCTCCAAGCAAATAAAACTAAGTCATTGCATTTACTGTGCACAGTTCCCCAACAGGAGATTGAGAGTTTTTTTTACGGTCCTCGATACCAGCTGATGAAGATGGTATACTGTCAAGCTTTTAAGGAAATTCCAGTGTTCATGACGCGGTATATACCATGGGTAGGAGAGCACCTCTTTCCTGTCCCTGAATGATGTTCAGGTGAAAGATTTCGTTTTGTGCATCacctggtcgagagagagagagagagagagagagagagagagagagagagagagagagagagagagagagagagagagagagagagagttggggtgaggaaaGTAAGGGTAACCTAACTTCGAGTACCTACAACGAAATTTTGCCACCTGgcaagggctagcgcgtagctctcaccgcatAGGTAATGAGGGGGTGTACTGGCACAGGGAAAGCGAAAGGCTAAGTCGCACCAAGGACATGAGACTTCATGGCCAGCAACATCTAGGGGGACGCCTGCACCATGCACAGTAGTTTGACTTGTTTCCTTTCACACTTCAAAACGAGTTATAACCTGATTGCACTTAAAGAAGAGCTAAAGTGTCTCTATAATGTAATAAAGTACCTTAAAGTTTCTTGTAATGAATTCCCTAAGTTGACTTCGAGTTCAAGGAGGATCTATGGATGCTCGTGCGTGTGAAGCTTAGGACGATTAGTGTCCATAGATTGCATATTTCTTGGAGAGGAGCCATTGTGCAGTGTGTGTGATATTTCCCATTACAGGAAATCCCTGGTAAcgaaatacctaaaaaaaaaaggcaaaaaatgaTATCAAGTTTTTGAGATGTTCTTTCAAACACATACACTAGACCGGATGGTTGTGTCGAGTTATGACAGTGGCGTTTTAAGGATAAATAGTGGGGCCCTTGTAGTATATAACAAAGTGACATGGTCAAACACTTTGAGAGAAAGTCCACCGTGTGAACTTGGCTGAGAAACTGCCTTAGAGCTTGCGTGCCTGGGCTTCTGGAAGACCTTTCTTCTTTGAGGAACAACAGATTTTCCTTTCCTAACCGAAGCAGACATTGAGGAAGGCTGGAATGCCTAGGACCTCTCAAGGTGTCTTATTATTCCAGAGACTGGACGATGGGTTGGGTGATAAGCTTCTTTAACACTGTTCAATCTTCACCTGGAAATTGAATGAGGCAGTGAAGTTACTAATGTCCAAATCGTAGCCTTTGCTATTTTCACCTTAACCCCCATGTGGGAACTTAGATCATACTAATTCTAAATCTATTAGTTCAGTCATCAATTGTGTGGGACATTTTAGTTAATGGTTTTCACTGCCTTTGGAACATTATCTACCTACATACTGTCAATATGTGTCGCCTTTTTTTAGTCAGAGTTGGAGTTCAGAATAAGTAGGCAAGAAGAGAATAACGAGTAACTACACTCATACTCGCTGCTTTTAGTACATGTGCTATAGTGATCGACATATCCTACACCAAAAACATACTTTATCAGATAATTGGGATAATAACTCACCATCATTAGTATCATGTACTCCATATTTGTTAAAGGAACAATTACGTTACTGAAAAAGCTTATAGCTCTTATGATTTTAACTGGGAAGTTTGTCTTCTTTGATTCTATTAATGCACATTTTGTCCCACCGATATTTTGGGAAGCATGATGGTATCATATGTGCTTTTCATACCGTCGGTCACTAAAATgcaatgtatgtgtctgtaacgGCTGACTGAGTGTAACGACGGATCCCTAGggaatatgaatatatagtgACCTTGATGGGAATCCACTTTCGCTTCAAGACCACAAACTGAGCACCTTGGAAGGCAGAGTGCAAAGCTTCCTCAaagattaggatatatatatatatatatatatatatatatatatatatatatatatatatatatatatatatatatatatattaaaaaagggggtgactgtattgttgactggttggtaaggttatttaatgtatgtatgactcatggtgaggtgcctgaggattggcggaatgcgtgcatagtgccattgtacaaaggcaaaggggataagagtgagtgctcaaattacagaggtataagtttgttgagtattcctggtaaattgtatgggagggtattgattgagagggtgaaggcatgtacagagcatcagattagggaagagcagtgtggtttcggaagtggtagaggatgtgtggatcaggtgtttgctttgaagaatgtatgtgagaaatacttagaaaagcaaatggatttgtatgtagcatttatggatctggagaaggcatatgatagagttgatagagatgctctgtggaaggtattaagaatatatggtgtgggaggcaagttgttagaagcagtgaaaagtttttatcgaggatgtaaggcatgtgtacgtgtaggaagagaggaaagtgattggttctcagtgaatgtaggtttgcggcaggggtgtgtgatgtctccatggttgtttaatttgtttatggatggggttgttagggaggtgaatgcaagagttttggaaagaggggcaaggatgaagtctgttgtggatgagagagcttgggaagtgagtcagttgttgttcgctgatgatacagcgctggtggctgattcatgtgagaaactgcagaagctggtgactgagtttggtaaagtgtgtgaaagaagaaagttaagagtaaatgtgaataagagcaaggttattaggtacagtagggttgagggtcaagtcaattgggaggtgagtttgaatggagaaaaactggaggaagtgaagtgttttagatatctgggagtggatctggcagcggatggaaacatggaagcggaagtggatcataggatgggggagggggcgaaaattctgggagccttgaagaatgtgtggaagtcgagaacattatctcggaaagcaaaaatgggtatgtttgaaggaatagtggttccaacaatgttgtatggttgcgaggagtggactatggatagagttgtgcgcaggaggatggatgtgctggaaatgagatgtttgaggacaatgtgtggtgtgaggtggtttgatcgagtaagtaacgtaagggtaagagagatgtgtggaaataaaaagagcgtggttgagagagcagaagagggtgttttgaaatggtttgggcacatggagagaatgagtgaggaaagattgaccaagaggatatatgtgtcggaggtggagggaacgaggagaagagggagaccaaatcttaggtggaaagatggagtgaaaaggattttgtgtgatcggggcctgaacatgcaggagggtgaaaggagggcaaggaatagagtgaattggagtcatgtggtatactggggttgacgtgctgtcagtggattgaatcaaggcatgtgaagcgtctggggtaaaccatggaaagctgtgtaggtatgtatatttgcgtgtgtggacgtatgtatatacatgtgtatgggggtgggttgggccatttatatatatatatatatatatgtatatatatatatatatatatatatatatatatatatatatatatatatatatatatatatatatatatatatatatatatatatatatatatatatatatatatatatttatatatatatatatatatatatatatatatatatatatatatatatatatatatatatatatatatatatatatatatgtatatatatatttatatatatatatatttatttatatatatatatatatatatatatatatatatatatatatatatatatatatatatatatatatatatatatatatatatatatatatatatatatatatatatatatatatatatatatatatatatatatatatatatatatatatatatatatatatatatatatatatatatatatatatatatatatctttttctttttctttgaaaccattcgccatttcccgcattagcaaggtagcgttaagaacagaggactgggcctctgaggaaatatcctcacccggcccccttctctattccctctcttggaaagttaaaaaaaaaaacaagaggggaggatttccagccccccgctccctccccttttagtcgccttctacgacacgcagggaatacgtgggaagtattctttctcccctatccctagggataatatatatatatatatatatatatatatatatatatatatatatatatatatatatatatatatatatatatatatatatatatatatatatatatatatatatttattgtactttgtcgatgtctcccgcgttagcgaggtagcgcaaggaaacagacgaaagaatggcccaacccacccacatacatatgtatatacatacaagtccacacacgcacatatacatacctatacatttcaacgtatacatatatatacatacacaaacatatacatacatacacatatacataactcatacttgctgccttcactcatttctgtcgccacctcgccacacatgaaatgacaaccccctcccccgcattaGGTCCTGAAGCCTTATCCTACCAGGTCATTAGACGACGTAACCTTGTAGAGGCGCAGCAGTTTGTCCGACTAGTTCGACGGGGATTCGTGTAACCATAAGCCGGAAATAAACAGCCAGAAGGCACTAATTAGTAGGCCCAAGAACAGCCACGGAAGGCAAACGAGCCTTCAAACAAGATGATTGATCACATGGTGTGGAAGCGGACGGATTTAGATCACAAAACAGGAACACCATTTAGATTTTGGAGGGTGTAAcgtacaggaagggaggaaattATGGTGGTAAGGGAGGATGTAGTGGTCAGGGAGGGCGGATATAATGGTggcgaggtgagggtgtggtggccagggagggagggatcgctggtggtgagggagggaggtagggagggcttGGTTGCGATtaaggagggtgtggtagctagggagggagggagggagttgtaggggtgagggatggtgtgttgACCAGGGTTGAAGGGCATAGgtgcggtgagggagg containing:
- the LOC139755265 gene encoding uncharacterized protein gives rise to the protein MKTLMILCVVAACASAQLAVPGPVVYRAPSHDSAIIQNHRLGGNFAYSTNEAHAYAVQTPVIGHRTVPVGVSYHPGAPIVKTSTDVITQQIPQYGLGYGAVPYAGAYGALPYAGAYAGAYGAYPFPYAFGAPVVAAEPAAAEPVIDTN